A stretch of DNA from Methanoplanus endosymbiosus:
ATCTTCTCGTCTCCATTCAGACAGATCTCCATGATCTGATAATCACTGCCCTTCAGGAGGATATTCTTGAGGAGATATCAAAAACAGGGGCCAGAGGAGTACTGATAGACATATCTGCCCTTGACATTGTGGATTCATTTATGGCAAGGACACTGAGGGACTGCGGCATTATGGCCGGACTTTTGGGTGCAAAGGTTGTTATAACAGGGATTCAGCCGGCAGTTGCCATAACACTTGTGGACCTTGGGCTTGACCTCTCCGGGATAACAACCGCATGTGACATTGACAGCGGCTTTGAGATATTGCAGGAAATTTCCGCGGGGAGATGAGAGGATATTACGGAGTTAGTATGTTTCTTAAATCTGTGGAGATAAAAGATGAAAGCGATATTCTCACCTCAAGGAGGATGGTCAGGGATGCTTCTTCAGGCATGGGATTTGGAATAGTGGACCAGACAAAACTTGCAACAGCAGCTTCCGAACTGTCCCGGAATATATACAGATATGCAGGATGCGGAACGGTCATCATTGAGAGTGTAGAAAGTCCGAACGGAATAAAAGTAATATTTGAGGATTTTGGGCCTGGGATAGAGGACACAGACATTGCGATGCAGGAAGGCTATACAACAACTCCGGGAAGCCTTGGCCTTGGTCTTTCCGGATCAAAACGGCTTGTTGATGAGATGAATATCCATTCAGAACCCGAAAAAGGGACAAGAATTGAAATTATCAAGTACCTGCCATGAATTCTGAATACAGTTGCAGAAGGATATATCTGCATGCACACAAATCAGCGGTAAAAAACGACATCCACAACCTTGCATCCCGGAATAATTTCCCGGATAAAGCGATGAATGAGATCGATCTCATTGCCGCAGAACTTGCCTCAAACCATATAAAACATGATACAATAAACGGAAGGATAAAATACGGAGTATTCACAGATGAAAAATCCGGAACTTATCTTGAGATAATTTCGGAAGATGAAGGGCCGGGCATCCCTGATTATGAACTTGCCCTTGAAGACGGATATACGACCTCATCCAGAAGTATGGGCGTCGGGCTTGGTTCAGTAAGAAGACTATCCGATGAATTCAGCATAAAATCCAGTGTTTCCGGGACGACAATAGCCATAAAAAAATACGCGGAGAAGATCCCCGTAATTCCGGAAAAGAAGCTTATGATAAGTGTCCTCACACGACCACATCCGCTTGAAAATGTCTGCGGGGATGGCTATTATATTGAGAGGTTTAAAAACGGGGCATGTATAGCTGTGATAGACGGCCTTGGACACGGCATTCATGCCCGTGAGGCTTCTGCATGTGCAGAGGAATATTTAAGGAATAACGCCTCAAAAACTTCAATAAAACTGCTGATTGACGGCCTCGGTGAGAAACTTAAAAAGACAAGGGGGGCAGTGGCGAGTATTATGTTCATCAATGACGATAGGGGATTTATGGAGTTTGGAGGTGTCGGGGATATATCAGTTCATCTCTATCCAAAGGAGGACCATATCAGTTTTCAGTCAGTACCCGGCATTCTTGGTATGAAAAGAAGGGAAGTAAAAGTTCAGTCTTACCCCTGGGTTTCAGGCAGAAATATGGCAGTCATACATTCTGATGGCATCAGTGCAAAAATTAACCTTGATGACTGCATGCCGGAGGAGAAACCTGATATTATTGCACATTATATCATGAATAAATACTGGCGGAAGAATGATGACGGAACAGTCATGGTGGTGAAATAATTGAGTGATAAACCGGATATAAATTACCTTCAGGAGAAGCTTGACAGAAAGACAAAGGAAGTTCAGGAGTTGAGTCTTGAACTTGAGAAGACAAACGAGGGCCTGATTGCTCTTTATACCGAGCTTGATGATACAAACCAGCAGCTCACGGAGAGCAATAAAAAACTGAAGGAGGAGGAGAAAAAAATCCTGACATATCTTTTTGAAACCGTGAACAAGACCAGAAATCCGGTTATGAGCATTACCAGGAATCTGGAGCTTCTTGAAGAGATGACAGTTCAGGAGGATTTTGACCGGAATGATGTCAGAACTATAATTGAGGTGATTAAATGCAATGCCAGGATGATAAATGAGAATATTTCGGAGTTAAACAAAGTTGCCCTCGCCGGTTCAGACAGGGTGCTTGACAGTTACAGGGAATTTCTGACTGAGTAAAAACCGGGTAAATTTCCGGTCAGAAAATAAATATCGCAAAATATTTCAAAAGGCGTAACAGAGCGCAGAATAATCGTATAAAGGAAATAACGGATAATAATTCAATGCCACCAATAACAGAGATTCTTTCTGAGAGTGAGATAATCATTGCAATGGCAGAGCCGCAGACACTGAGAAACAGTGTTATATCCACCATCTCAGAACTATGCAGTCTGGGATTTTCAGGGATTGTAATCTCTATCAATGAACCATGGTCAATATTAAATAAAGCCCTCGATAAAAAAGGTACAGATACATCAGATATATTTTTTATAGACTGCATAACCATTACGGCTGTTGGCCAAAAAAAAGATGAGAATAACTGCATATACATAAACAGTCCGGGACAGCTGACAAATATAGGGATTGCACTGACAAAGGCTATGGTGGCTATGAAGGATAAGGAGAATCTCTTCATGATGATAGACTCGGTGAATACAATGTTTGTCTATAACGATTCCGCTCAGATCATCCGCTTTCTGCATATGTTTGCAAATAAGGCAAGGCTGAACTCTGCAAAAGGTATTATGTATTCTGTAAAAAATGCAGTTGACCCTGTGATCTCAGCTCAGCTGGCAACCTTTGCTGACGAAACTGTGAACCTTGATGCTGATGTGGAGAAATCATAAAATCATATCAGTTATTAGCCCTGTAATATCCTTTTTTTCGGAAAAATCCAGATAATAAATACGTTCCGGATTTTCCATAATAATCCTGATTTAATGGACATTATCTAAAGATAACATAAATGATGGTTAATAATTTAATAGATAATGATAAAAATAAGAATGTTTGACCCAAAATACACAACAAATACCACTAAGAAATCAATTGGAAATCTTTTTTTATGAATAGGATTAAAAAAAGTATTACTAAATTTATTAAAATCCATTATTTATCACAAAACGTTGGAAAATGAACATGAAAATTATTAAATCCGGCAAATGGATTATTCTTACAGTGGTGCTAATCTCTGCACTGCTGACTGTGCCTGTTATGGGTGCTCCGGTTGTTGACCGGGATGTTTCGGTTAATGGAGATAAAGCAACAGTCACGTTTACTGTTGAATCAGACGAACCTTTCGCGGTCGGAATTGTAGAGACTGTGCCTGAGGGATGGACTTTTGCAGAGGATGAGAGTATGGTCTCTGCATCGGATAACTTTGAGACTGACCGGAAAAATGGTAAAATCGCATTCTTTCTCTCAGATGAAAAGTCCGTATCATATGAGCTGACCGGAAACGGAGACGGGAAGACAGGGTTTAAGACCGAATGGGTAGACCTCCTGACACTCACTCCGGATATGAATGAAGGAAAGGAGAGATGGACAGCACCTGGTGATTCCAATGCTCCGGAAGAGAAGGGCAGTGCAGATTCAGGGGCAGAGAAAAGTCCCGGATTTGGAATTATTGCGGGCATTGCTGCATTCATCACAGCCGGAGCAGTTCTCACAGTATCCGGGAGAAGGGAGGCATAAAATATGAAGATTACACTTAAACTGTTATTTACTGCTCTTCTCCTGGCACTTTTTGTATCTCTGCCGGCAGTTGCAGGCGACACACTTCCGTTGGGAGCAGACGGGGAGATTACAGAAGAGATGGTATCAGATGCTGTTTGCAGCTATATGCTTGGAAATAATGATCTGACACTTGATGAGGTTTCTGACGCGGCTTATGTCTATACAGTCTGGAACGGCAGAGCACATAATGTTGTAGATATGGACGGGCGGACTATGACCTTTTACCGCCCGATAGAGCGGATAATCACCACAAATCCTGACAATTCACGCCTTGTTATCGCTTACGGCGATGGCGATCTCCTTGTAGGATCTGATGAGTGTACTGTTGATTCAGGCTGTGTATGTCCGATGACAACCGGAGATGAGATCTATTGCGAGGAGTGCTGGGACAGCTGCACAGACGGCGGACTTAATAACGTTCCCCAGACGAGCACAAGATATGAGGTCAATTATGAGTATATGGCATCTTTAAGGCCGGACATCATCTTTGAAGCTGAATTCTGGAAGGACCGTGCTGATGACATGGCCGAGAAGACAGGTGCCCCGGTCTTTGTTTCCGGATGCGACTTTGAATACAGCACAATGAAGAATCACTTTGTATCAGTAGGAGAGGTTCTCTCAAAGGAGAAAGAGGCAGATGAACTCGTCTCCTTCATGGATGAAAAAATTGAGATGATAACATCCATAACAGACAATATTCCTGAAGATGAAAAGCTGACTGTTTATTTTGCTCCAAGAGGTGCAAAGAAGGGATTTTATGACGCAAAAGAGGGCAGGGACTTTACAAGAACGGTAAACACCTATGATGCCCTCACTATGGCAGGCGGAATTAATATTGCAGAGGGATGTGCAGACGGCGATGTAAATGTGGCAATTGAACAGATAATCGCCTGGAATCCTGATGTTATCCTTGTTGCATGCTCCGACCCTGAGGATGCCGGACTTCAGTTCATCCTTGATGCTCCTGAACTTCAGTCAATTAAAGCGGTCAAAGAGGGAAAGGTCTATAATGTCTTTTATCCAAACTGCCGCGGCCGTCCGACTGACATCAATCTCATCAACCTGATCTATATCGCAAAGATACTTTATCCTGAAAAATTTGCCCATATAGATATGGAAGCTGAAGGAAACGAGATTAAAGAGGCATTCCTTGATACAGATGGTGTATATACTGCATATTCTGAATACCTTAAATTCCCGGTGGAGCAGAAGGTATGATAGATATAGTTGATTATAACCGGATGTGGAGAATATTCCGGAGAAGAAACAACAATTCCTCTTTTGACTGGGACAGCAGGGCAGCATCATTTAATAGAGCTGTTTCAGGCACATC
This window harbors:
- a CDS encoding STAS domain-containing protein, whose protein sequence is MDRIPILKLQSYLLVSIQTDLHDLIITALQEDILEEISKTGARGVLIDISALDIVDSFMARTLRDCGIMAGLLGAKVVITGIQPAVAITLVDLGLDLSGITTACDIDSGFEILQEISAGR
- a CDS encoding ATP-binding protein — encoded protein: MFLKSVEIKDESDILTSRRMVRDASSGMGFGIVDQTKLATAASELSRNIYRYAGCGTVIIESVESPNGIKVIFEDFGPGIEDTDIAMQEGYTTTPGSLGLGLSGSKRLVDEMNIHSEPEKGTRIEIIKYLP
- a CDS encoding ATP-binding protein; the encoded protein is MNSEYSCRRIYLHAHKSAVKNDIHNLASRNNFPDKAMNEIDLIAAELASNHIKHDTINGRIKYGVFTDEKSGTYLEIISEDEGPGIPDYELALEDGYTTSSRSMGVGLGSVRRLSDEFSIKSSVSGTTIAIKKYAEKIPVIPEKKLMISVLTRPHPLENVCGDGYYIERFKNGACIAVIDGLGHGIHAREASACAEEYLRNNASKTSIKLLIDGLGEKLKKTRGAVASIMFINDDRGFMEFGGVGDISVHLYPKEDHISFQSVPGILGMKRREVKVQSYPWVSGRNMAVIHSDGISAKINLDDCMPEEKPDIIAHYIMNKYWRKNDDGTVMVVK
- a CDS encoding DUF7504 family protein translates to MPPITEILSESEIIIAMAEPQTLRNSVISTISELCSLGFSGIVISINEPWSILNKALDKKGTDTSDIFFIDCITITAVGQKKDENNCIYINSPGQLTNIGIALTKAMVAMKDKENLFMMIDSVNTMFVYNDSAQIIRFLHMFANKARLNSAKGIMYSVKNAVDPVISAQLATFADETVNLDADVEKS
- a CDS encoding ABC transporter substrate-binding protein; the protein is MKITLKLLFTALLLALFVSLPAVAGDTLPLGADGEITEEMVSDAVCSYMLGNNDLTLDEVSDAAYVYTVWNGRAHNVVDMDGRTMTFYRPIERIITTNPDNSRLVIAYGDGDLLVGSDECTVDSGCVCPMTTGDEIYCEECWDSCTDGGLNNVPQTSTRYEVNYEYMASLRPDIIFEAEFWKDRADDMAEKTGAPVFVSGCDFEYSTMKNHFVSVGEVLSKEKEADELVSFMDEKIEMITSITDNIPEDEKLTVYFAPRGAKKGFYDAKEGRDFTRTVNTYDALTMAGGINIAEGCADGDVNVAIEQIIAWNPDVILVACSDPEDAGLQFILDAPELQSIKAVKEGKVYNVFYPNCRGRPTDINLINLIYIAKILYPEKFAHIDMEAEGNEIKEAFLDTDGVYTAYSEYLKFPVEQKV